One window of Deltaproteobacteria bacterium HGW-Deltaproteobacteria-4 genomic DNA carries:
- a CDS encoding DUF2219 domain-containing protein: MILLLTLLTALPAFGAGQNTNGVVSLVAENDHFNNTDRHYTNGINLGWAPPTGTAPEWTLAIAHWIPFFPEGGVVRHGYSFGQSTFTPSDLSLDDPPSDDRPYAGWLYGSIGMEARTNRQFDQLILTLGMVGPTALAEFSQKTLHKVRAVSKPRGWDSQLGNEPGIVISYQRSWRTLAATTFTGSFDLTPHAGGTIGNIFTYANSGLTLRFGRNLPPDYGPPRIQPALPASMTFAVTDGFNWHLFAGVEGRAVARNIFLDGNTFAHSRSVDREIFVGDLQFGAVLTWRDIRLSYTHVLRTDEFKSQLERHDFGAVSLAVLY; the protein is encoded by the coding sequence ATCATCTTGCTGCTGACTTTGCTTACCGCTCTCCCGGCTTTTGGCGCCGGGCAAAACACAAACGGCGTTGTCAGTCTCGTTGCCGAGAATGATCACTTCAACAACACCGATCGGCACTATACCAACGGCATAAATCTGGGCTGGGCCCCCCCGACCGGAACCGCTCCGGAATGGACTTTGGCGATTGCGCACTGGATCCCCTTTTTCCCGGAAGGCGGTGTTGTCCGCCATGGTTACTCCTTTGGCCAAAGCACGTTTACACCGAGCGACCTCTCTCTGGATGATCCTCCGAGCGATGATCGTCCCTATGCCGGCTGGCTCTACGGCTCAATCGGCATGGAGGCGAGAACGAACCGACAGTTCGACCAACTGATATTGACGCTGGGCATGGTCGGTCCGACAGCGCTGGCGGAGTTTAGCCAGAAAACATTACACAAAGTGCGGGCGGTGAGCAAACCGCGAGGGTGGGACAGTCAACTTGGCAACGAACCCGGCATCGTTATCAGCTATCAGCGCAGTTGGCGGACCCTTGCCGCCACAACCTTTACAGGAAGCTTTGATCTGACACCCCATGCCGGCGGAACAATCGGCAATATCTTTACTTACGCCAATAGCGGCTTGACGCTGCGTTTTGGCAGGAATCTTCCTCCGGATTACGGCCCGCCGCGAATCCAGCCGGCCTTGCCCGCTTCAATGACTTTCGCAGTCACAGATGGTTTCAACTGGCACCTCTTCGCCGGGGTCGAAGGCCGCGCCGTCGCCCGCAACATCTTTCTAGACGGCAACACCTTTGCTCACAGCCGCAGTGTTGACAGGGAGATATTTGTTGGCGATCTGCAGTTTGGTGCGGTTCTGACCTGGCGAGACATTCGCCTGAGCTACACGCATGTACTGCGAACAGACGAGTTCAAAAGTCAGCTAGAACGTCATGATTTCGGAGCTGTCAGTTTAGCAGTATTGTATTAG
- a CDS encoding patatin, with protein MNLPIRKDRTKKPSLVRPPRIGLALGSGSARGLAHLGVIRALDEAGIKVDYIAGTSIGALIGAVYASGSIDSVESTFQKFDWKKMISFFDVVFPKSGLIDGAKVSDLVRTLVPTAVIESLPIPFCAVATDIQSGEEVAIRQGDLIEAVRASLAVPGIFTPVRSNGLLLMDGGLVNPVPVSVARAMGADIVIAVDLNHQIVAGKNLKPLTAHTMPPDTPDNHSQMSRWMDDLLLSLRKLRKKLLSEDAPTAKQFHKWLSTEPLPNIFELLLASVNIMEASITESRLGIDKPDLIIRPPLGEFRFLEFNRAKEIISIGYESAKEKIPLLKDVSSTAK; from the coding sequence ATGAATTTGCCGATCCGGAAAGACAGAACAAAGAAACCCAGCTTAGTTCGTCCGCCCCGCATCGGCCTGGCACTGGGCAGCGGCTCAGCGCGGGGACTGGCACACCTCGGTGTTATCCGGGCCCTGGATGAGGCCGGAATCAAGGTTGATTATATCGCCGGGACCAGTATCGGGGCCCTGATCGGAGCGGTCTATGCGTCCGGCAGCATAGATTCCGTGGAAAGTACCTTTCAGAAGTTCGACTGGAAGAAAATGATCTCTTTCTTCGACGTCGTCTTTCCCAAGTCCGGGTTGATTGACGGCGCCAAGGTAAGTGATCTGGTCCGCACCCTCGTCCCTACCGCAGTGATCGAGTCTCTCCCGATTCCCTTTTGTGCCGTGGCAACAGACATCCAGAGCGGCGAGGAGGTCGCGATTCGCCAAGGGGATCTCATCGAAGCGGTGCGCGCCAGCCTCGCTGTCCCGGGGATCTTTACCCCGGTGCGGAGCAACGGTCTGCTGCTGATGGATGGTGGTCTGGTGAACCCGGTACCGGTCAGTGTCGCCCGTGCCATGGGCGCAGATATCGTGATTGCGGTCGATCTGAACCATCAAATCGTCGCAGGAAAAAATTTGAAGCCGTTGACGGCACACACAATGCCGCCCGACACTCCTGACAACCATAGCCAGATGTCGCGCTGGATGGATGATCTTCTGCTCTCGCTGCGCAAGCTGCGAAAAAAACTGCTCAGCGAGGATGCCCCGACCGCGAAACAATTCCATAAGTGGCTTTCGACAGAGCCGCTTCCCAATATCTTTGAGCTGTTGTTAGCCTCGGTCAATATCATGGAGGCCAGCATCACGGAGTCGCGCCTGGGGATCGACAAACCGGACCTGATCATCCGCCCCCCGCTGGGAGAGTTCCGATTCCTGGAGTTCAACCGGGCAAAGGAGATCATCTCCATCGGCTACGAAAGTGCGAAAGAAAAAATACCTTTATTGAAA